The following coding sequences lie in one Cryptococcus neoformans var. neoformans B-3501A chromosome 14, whole genome shotgun sequence genomic window:
- a CDS encoding hypothetical protein (Match to ESTs gb|CF188984.1|CF188984, gb|CF188985.1|CF188985; Similar to gi|32412340|ref|XP_326650.1| hypothetical protein [Neurospora crassa], FASTA scores: opt: 1811, E(): 1.5e-104, (47.645% identity (70.776% similar) in 722 aa overlap (1-697:1-683)); HMMPfam hit to GCS, Glutamate-cysteine ligase, score: 692.4, E(): 2.7e-205), protein MGLLALGTPLTWEQTKPLADHIRDHGIAQFLNTWDRWKDKTGKGLLWGDEIEYMVASFDDEQKTARLSLRQTEILNKLKSVTLDPALEKFKPSECASIPTFHPEYGRYMLESTPGTPFSGTPSSLVSVEADMRFRRQIIRSHLKAHELPITLTSWARLGVKDSAFTDPETKPDTENSSSRSEYVGELLTNPHARFPTLTANIRQRRGSKVDIRLPLFIDENTLIPKGCSRPPLSTISPPAGPSKPLPGFPYIHMDAMAFGMGCCCLQITFQAWNVDEARKVYDALVPVAPIMLAMTAASPAFKGQLADVDARWNVIAASVDDRNDEERGLKPLREDTYRVPKSRYDSVDLYIANDERNKPEYHDIDVPVNQKVRQRLLEHGIDDKLASHIGHLFIRDPLVQFSETIDQNDEESMDHFENIQSTNWQTIRFKPPPVDSPIGWRVEFRSMEVQMTDFENAAFSIFIVLLTRAILSFNLNFYMPISKVDENMQRSQQRNAAIANKFFFRRNVFPLDHPYSRFDYHSRPVSPPVPESPTVLTPQNSNYLLPNGNSTSNGHAHRPNHERESSAASSCSTPIDDDVGDEFDEMTLDEVINGNGDNFPGLMGVVNAYLNSLNVDVCTKCDLRKYLDLIKYRAKGDLVTPATWIRQFITSHPAYKKDSIVNDEINYDLVKAVDEVERGVRPAPELLGKDYVGSGPTGCL, encoded by the exons ATGGGTCTCCTCGCACTTGGAACGCCGCTCACATGGGAGCAGACGAAGCCTCTCGCGGATCATATTCGTGACCACGGTATCGCGCAGTTCTTAAACACTTGGGATCGGTGGAAGGACAAAACTGGCAAAGGGCTCTTATGGGGTGATGAA ATCGAGTACATGGTGGCATCGTTCGACGATGAACAAAAGACGGCAAGGTTAAGCTTGCGTCAAACAGAAATCCTAAATAAATTAAAAAGCGTGACTCTTGACCCTGCTCTTGAAAAGTTCAAGCCTTCCGAATG CGCGTCTATTCCCACATTTCACCCCGAATACGGACGATACATGCTTGAATCCACCCCAGGCACCCCTTTTTCCGGCacaccttcatcactcGTCTCTGTCGAAGCAGACATGCGATTCCGTCGCCAGATCATCCGATCCCATCTGAAGGCACACGAGCTTCCCATCACTCTCACCTCTTGGGCCAGATTGGGTGTGAAGGATAGCGCGTTCACCGACCCGGAGACTAAGCCGGACACAGAGAATAGCAGTAGTCGGAGCGAGTATGTGGGGGAGCTGTTGACAAACCCTCACGCGAGATTCCC CACTCTTACGGCTAACATCCGACAGCGAAGAGGGAGCAAGGTCGATATTCGACTCCCGTTGTTTATCGATGAGAACACTCTCATCCCCAAAGGGTGCTCAAgacctcctctttccactATAAGCCCTC CAGCTGGCCCTTCCAAACCCCTTCCTGGTTTCCCTTACATCCACATGGATGCGATGGCCTTTGGTAtgggttgttgttgcttgCAAATCACTTTTCAAGCATGGAATGTCGACGAGGCCCGAAAGGTCTATGACGCATTAGTTCCTGTGGCTCCAATCATG CTCGCCATGACAGCTGCGAGCCCAGCGTTCAAGGGACAGTTGGCGGATGTAGATGCGAGATGGAATGTGATTGCAGCGAGTGTGGATGACCGAAATGACGAAGAGAGGGGTCTCAAG CCACTTAGGGAGGACACTTACCGCGTGCCAAAGTCGCGATACGACTCTGTTGACCTTTACATTGCCAACGATGAACGTAACAAGCCCGAGTATCATGACATTGATGTACCAGTGAACCAAAAAGTCCGACAAAGGCTTTTAGAACACG GCATTGATGATAAGCTTGCCAGTCATATCGGCCACCTCTTTATCCGCGACCCTCTTGTGCAATTCTCTGAAACCATCGACCAGAACGATGAAGAGTCAATGGACCACTTTGAAAACATTCAATCGACCAACTGGCAAACGATAAGATTTAAGCCTCCGCCTGTCGATTCACCTATCGGCTGGAGAGTCGAGTTTAGGAGCATGGAGGTACAAATGACCGACTTTGAGAATGCGGCGTTTTCTATATTTATCGTGCTCCTCACAAGGGCTATTCTTAGCTTCAACCTCAATTTCTACATGCCCATATCAAAG GTGGATGAAAACATGCAACGTTCTCAACAACGTAATGCAGCTATTGCTAAcaaattcttcttccgacgCAATGTATTCCCTTTGGACCATCCTTACTCCCGATTCGACTACCACTCCCGCCCTGTCTCCCCTCCTGTCCCCGAATCGCCCACTGTTTTAACCCCTCAAAACTCCAATTATCTCCTTCCTAACGGTAACAGTACCAGCAACGGCCACGCCCATCGACCAAACCACGAGCGCGAATCTTCCGCTGCGTCGTCATGCAGTACACCAATCGACGATGACGTTGGGGATGAGTTTGATGAGATGACGTTGGACGAAGTTATTAATGGAAATGGGGACAACTTCCCTGGGTTGATGGGCGTTGTGAATGCGTATTTGAACTCGCTCAATGTGGATGTGTGCACAAAGTGTGACTTGCGAAAATATCTCGATCTAATCAAGTATCGAGCAAAGG GCGACCTCGTCACCCCTGCTACCTGGATCAGGCAATTCATCACATCCCATCCTGCATACAAGAAAGATTCGATTGTTAACGACGAGATCAACTACGATCTTGTCAAGGCTGTGGATGAGGT TGAGCGCGGTGTTCGACCTGCTCCAGAGTTGTTGGGCAAAGACTATGTTGGGTCCGGTCCCACTGGTTGTCTCTAA
- a CDS encoding hypothetical protein (Match to ESTs gb|CF189231.1|CF189231, gb|CF193833.1|CF193833; Similar to gi|20385903|gb|AAM21494.1| protein kinase Sch9 [Cryptococcus neoformans var. grubii], FASTA scores: opt: 2186, E(): 1.3e-97, (95.507% identity (97.826% similar) in 690 aa overlap (144-819:1-690)); HMMPfam hit to Pkinase, Protein kinase domain, score: 288.5, E(): 1e-83; HMMPfam hit to Pkinase_C, Protein kinase C terminal domain, score: 37.1, E(): 5.1e-08) — protein sequence MLKGVKQLWPSSSSNSNSNNNNPSNAQSPSHSPSHSFSAFGGPPDQATPRASAHPQTDPFDAPQAATSPAGLTKSAANLSLDPKRTSSPAGSQQPGLRTPISHGFTSLPLATPGAGQPTTGVTVGDSVGTSGGLGFGLHEPPKMRKAMSNDAQGTTESAEAVTENSQANLSQTSRTTGPRGTLRVKVISARGLAVSHSPGADPQPYVVIQFEKNEYVSRPPHPVTSASSVPFTTSTPQPIGTPGNLTRSSSGLGVSAISRAFADAVGRGKKKEDGSGTMTPKAEEPAGGSWLGKPGPGDPVWKEEVSFDVTSSKPTLHLSVYDRNRDGEGFLGMLDIKPVLQDGYVLDNWYKLDTRGDEAVTGEVWIQMTYTIIRKRISLKPSDFEFLKLIGRGTFGRVFQVRKKDTRRIYAMKVLSKKEIVAKKEVAHTIGERKILQCSLECPFLVGLKFSFQTDTELYFVTDYKCGGELFWHLQKEGRFSEDRARFYIAELVLALEHLHKYNIVYRDLKPENILLDATGHVALCDFGLSKPDLTDDKLTNTFCGTTEYLAPEVLLDEKGYGKHVDFWSLGVLLFEMCCGWSPFYAEQTQEMYRLICYGKIRFPKNVIGDDGKQFVKGLLNRNPQNRLGSHRGAVELKEHPFFKNIDWDLLYKKQITPPFKPIVDSDESVANFDPEFTNSSLLDAGIVPWEDVNATVDPGTASQPGKHSYLGPGAGISGSVPGGGVAINKAQRPGLPGANGSPLTSSVQENFRGFTYTGESLMPQSMLADQSMDSDSDNENAVDDDEDEDEDEEEYEEDEDEENGIGSSRRECDVDMD from the exons ATGCTCAAGGGTGTCAAG CAACTCTGGCCGTCGtccagcagcaacagcaacagcaacaacaacaaccccTCTAATGCCCAGTCACCGAGCCATTCTCcctcccattccttctcTGCCTTTGGCGGTCCCCCTGACCAAGCCACACCCCGAGCATCGGCTCATCCGCAAACCGACCCCTTCGATGCCCCACAAGCAGCTACCAGTCCTGCAGGCTTAACCAAGAGTGCCGCCAACCTTTCTCTCGATCCTAAGCGCACGTCCTCTCCAGCTGGAAGCCAACAGCCAGGTCTGCGTACACCTATCAGCCATGGTTTCACGTCGTTGCCACTCGCTACTCCTGGAGCCGGCCAGCCAACCACGGGTGTAACCGTGGGTGACAGTGTCGGCACTAGCGGAGGCCTCGGTTTTGGCTTGCACGAGCCTCCAAAGATGAGAAAGGCAATGTCCAATGATGCACAAGGTACTACTGAATCTGCCGAAGCCGTTACGGAGAACTCGCAGGCAAATTTGTCACAAACTTCTAGGACAACCGGTCCCAGAGGAACTCTCCGGGTCAAGGTCATCTCTGCCCGTGGTTTGGCTGTCTCTCATTCACCCGGAGCCGACCCTCAACCCTACGTCGTCATTCAGtttgaaaagaatgaatacgtctctcgtcctcctcatcctgtCACGTCCGCCTCTTCTGTCCCATTCACTACTTCTACGCCTCAGCCGATAGGCACACCCGGTAACTTGACTAGGAGTTCGAGCGGGCTTGGTGTTAGCGCTATATCGAGAGCGTTTGCGGATGCAGTGGGAAGGggtaagaagaaggaagatggaagcgGTACGATGACACCAAAGGCGGAAGAGCCTGCTGGTGGTAGTTGGTTGGGTAAACCTGGTCCGGGGGATCCTgtttggaaggaagaggtttcTTT CGATGTCACTTCGAGCAAGCCCACATTGCATCTCTCTGTGTATGATCGAAACCGAGACGGCGAGGGCTTTTTGGGAATGCTCGATATCAAGCCGGTTCTACAAGATGGCTACGTTCTTGATAATTGGTACAAATTGGACACCCGGGGTGACGAGGCTGTCACTGGTGAAGTCTGGATTCAAATGACCTACACCATTATCAGG AAACGCATTTCTCTCAAACCGTCCGACTTTGAGTTCCTCAAACTTATTGGCCGAGGCACTTTCGGTCGAGTCTTCCAAGTTCGCAAGAAGGATACTCGTCGAATCTACGCCATGAAGGTTCTttccaagaaggaaatcgTGGCAAAAAAGGAGGTCGCGCACACTATTGGTGAACGCAAGATCCTCCAATGCTCTTTGGAGTGTCCATTCCTTGTTGGGTTGAAGTTTTCTTTCCAAACTGATACCGAGCTGTATTTTGTCACCGATTACAAATGCGGTGGTGAACTGTTCTGGCATCTGCAAAAAGAAGGTCGTTTCAGCGAAGATCGGGCGAGGTTCTACATTGCCGAGTTGGTTTTGGCTTTAGAACATCTTCACAAGTACAACATTGTGTACCGAGACTTGAAACCGGAGAACATTCTTTTGGACGCGACAGGCCATGTGGCGCTTTGTGATTTTGGATTGTCCAAGCCTGATTTGACGGATGACAAGTTGACTAACACCTTCTGTGGTACTACCGA ATACCTTGCACCCGAGGTTTTGCTCGATGAGAAAGGTTACGGCAAGCATGTCGACTTTTGGTCGCTCGGTGTATTGTTATTCGAGATGTGCTGTGGATGGAGTCCATTTTACGCTGAGCAGACTCAGGAGATGTACCGATTGATCT GTTACGGCAAGATTAGATTCCCCAAGAATGTCATTGGGGACGACGGCAAGCAGTTCGTTAAAGGGTTGCTTAACCGAAATCCTCAGAACCGTCTTGGATCCCATCGCGGTGCTGTTGAACTCAAGGAACATCCGTTCTTTAAGAACATTGATTGGGACTTGCTTTACAAGAAACAGATCACTCCACCATTTAAACCTATTGTCGACTCTGACGAGTCTGTCGCCAACTTTGACCCCGAGTTCACAAACTCTTCATTACTTGATGCGGGCATTGTGCCTTGGGAGGACGTGAATGCTACTGTTGATCCTGGTACGGCGAGCCAGCCGGGGAAGCACTCCTATCTCGGCCCCGGAGCAGGTATTAGCGGAAGTGTGCctggtggtggtgttgCGATCAACAAGGCACAGAGGCCTGGGTTGCCTGGGGCAAACGGAAGTCCCTTGACGAGCAGTGTGCAAGAAAACTTCCGAGGATTCACTTATACCGGAGAGTCTCTCATG CCTCAGTCGATGCTTGCGGACCAATCAATGGATAGCGATTCCGACAATGAGAACGCGGTggacgacgatgaggatgaggatgaagacgaggaagagtatgaagaggatgaagatgaggagaatggTATTGGATCATCACGAAGGGAGTGCGACGTCGATATGGACTGA
- a CDS encoding hypothetical protein (Match to ESTs gb|CF193405.1|CF193405, gb|CF192507.1|CF192507, gb|CF189460.1|CF189460; Similar to gi|32410209|ref|XP_325585.1| hypothetical protein [Neurospora crassa], FASTA scores: opt: 614, E(): 4.2e-36, (44.444% identity (69.333% similar) in 225 aa overlap (9-225:4-220))): MPTAWGDCPPLPQGTTFVNGTVEQKLDRLAIREICEGWPTHRDAQEWPRYRSLFDDDAYIFTTWSGGCTIDEFIEVSKKGFHNGDRIMHQAIGTTVETKGDRAVAKMKAVITQRFKLPAQDGNDEVEVDVECQNRFTYFLQKNSAGDWKINYYKVFYEKDHMIPVNPLQLPKLDNKLLESIPYGYRFLGYCQSLIGHKVLHDLPEAKGAESDRLYEATVAWMDGKGKGDVDKLLKINRK; encoded by the exons ATGCCGACTGCTTGGGGAGATTGTCCACCTTTGCCTCAGGGCACCACCTTTG TGAACGGTACCGTTGAGCAGAAGCTTGACCGACTTGCTATCCGAGAGATCTGTGAGGGCTGGCCTACCCACCGAGATGCCCAGGAATGGCCCCGA TACCGATCCCTGTTTGACGACGATGCTTACATCTTTACCACTTGGTCTGGTGGCTGCACCATCGACGAATTCATCGAAGTTTCTAAAAAGGGTTTCCATAACGGTGACAGGATCATGCATCAAGCTATCGGTACTACTGTCGAGACCAAAGGGGACCGCGCGGTCGCCAAGATGAAGGCTGTCATCACCCAGAGGTTCAAGCTCCCCGCTCAAGACGGAAATGATGAAGTTGAAGTCGATGTTGAGTGCCAAAACAGATTTACCTACTTCCTGCAGAAGAACTCTGCTGGTGACTGGAAGATTAATT ATTACAAGGTGTTTTACGAAAAGGACCACATGATTCCCGTCAACCCTCTCCAGTTACCCAAGCTTGATAACAAGCTTCTTGAATCAATTCCCTACGGCTACAGATTCCTTGGCTACTGCCAGTCCCTTATCGGACACAAAGTCTTACATGATTTGCCAGAGGCCAAAGGTGCGGAGAGCGATAGGCTGTACGAAGCCACCGTTGCTTGGATGGAcgggaaggggaaaggggaTGTGGACAAGCTGTTGAAGATTAACAGAAAATAA